In Chroicocephalus ridibundus unplaced genomic scaffold, bChrRid1.1 SCAFFOLD_94, whole genome shotgun sequence, the following proteins share a genomic window:
- the LOC134509182 gene encoding olfactory receptor 14J1-like, producing LAALLGNGLIITAVACDHRLHTPMYFFLLNLALLDLGAISTTVPKAMANSLWHTRTISYMGCVSQVFFFAFLMSADFCLLTIMAYDRYIAICKPLHYGSLLCSRACVHMAAAAWGSGILNALLHMVNTFSIPLCQGNGLDQFFCEIPQILKLSCSQSYLREVELIVFSACLSFVCFIFIVVSYVQIFRAALKIPSQQGRHKAFSTCLPHLAVVSLFISTGMVTHLKLLSISSPSLNVVMAVVYSVVPPAVNPLLYSMRNRELKDALKKLI from the coding sequence ctggctgccctcctgggcaatggcctcatcattactgccgtagcctgtgaccaccgcctccacacccccatgtacttcttcctcctcaacctcgccctcctcgacctgggtgccatctccaccactgttcccaaagccatggccaactccctctggcacaccaggaccatctcctacatgggatgtgtttcccaggtctttttctttgccttcttgatgtcagcagacttttgtcttctcaccatcatggcctatgaccgctacattgccatctgcaaacccctgcactatgggtccctcctgtgcagcagagcttgtgtccacatggcagcagctgcctggggcagtggcattctcaatgctctcctgcacatggtcaatacattttcaatacccctctgccaaggcaatggcctagaccagttcttctgtgaaatcccccagatcctcaagctctcctgctcacaatcctacctcagggaagttgagctaattgtatttagtgcctgtttatcctttgtgtgttttattttcattgtggtgtcctatgtgcagatcttcagagcTGCGCTGAAgatcccctcacagcagggacggcacaaagccttttccacctgcctccctcacctggccgtggtctcactgtttatcagcactggcatGGTTACCCACCTgaagctcctctccatctcctccccatccctcaatgTGGTGATGGCTGTagtgtactcagtggtgcctccagcagtgaaccccctcctctacagcatgaggaaccgggagctcaaggatgccctgaagaaACTCATCTGA